A portion of the Streptomyces platensis genome contains these proteins:
- the metG gene encoding methionine--tRNA ligase, with translation MARHLITSALPYINGIKHLGNMVGSMLPADVYARYMRQRGHDVLYICATDEHGTPAELAAKDAGQSVDAFCAEQHDKQKAIYEGFGLAFDYFGRSSSPENLELTQHFARKLHENGFIEERAIRQVFSIADDRFLPDRYIVGTCPHCGYDKARGDQCENCTRVLDPTDLIDARSAISGSGDLEVRETKHLFLLQSKLQHEVEGWLEGNGSKDWPTLASSIAHKWLTEGLQDRAITRDLDWGVPVPADVWPELAAEGKVFYVWFDAPIEYIGSTKEWADADPENRDWKSWWYEAEDVRYTEFMAKDNVPFHSVMFPATQLGTREPWKKVDFLKAFNWLNYYGGKFSTSQRRGIFTDAALELLPADYWRYFLIANAPESDDTSFTWELFSSSVNKDLADTLGNFVNRVLSFSRKRFGDEVPAGAEAGAAEQKLGEEIAGLLAEYEGHMEALQFRKASASLRALWSAGNSYLEEKAPWLEIKTDKDAAALTLRTAMNLIHLYAIVSEPFIPSSAKAMRSAFALENDTAVWVSQEEAKALASVPAGTPFTVPPVLFAKITEDDLEAYRERFGGAEQ, from the coding sequence ATGGCTCGACACCTCATCACCAGCGCCCTTCCGTATATCAACGGGATCAAGCACCTGGGCAACATGGTGGGGTCCATGCTCCCGGCCGACGTCTATGCCCGGTATATGCGGCAGCGCGGGCACGATGTCCTCTACATCTGCGCGACGGACGAGCACGGGACCCCTGCCGAGCTGGCGGCGAAGGACGCGGGCCAGTCGGTCGACGCGTTCTGCGCGGAGCAGCACGACAAGCAGAAGGCCATCTACGAGGGCTTCGGCCTCGCATTCGACTACTTCGGCCGGAGCTCGTCGCCGGAGAACCTGGAGCTGACGCAGCACTTCGCGCGCAAGCTGCACGAGAACGGCTTCATCGAGGAGCGGGCGATCCGCCAGGTCTTCTCGATCGCCGACGACCGCTTCCTGCCGGACCGCTACATCGTCGGCACGTGCCCGCACTGCGGCTACGACAAGGCGCGCGGCGACCAGTGCGAGAACTGCACCCGGGTGCTCGACCCGACCGATCTGATCGACGCCCGCTCGGCGATCAGCGGCAGCGGTGACCTGGAGGTGCGCGAGACCAAGCACCTCTTCCTGCTCCAGTCGAAGCTTCAGCACGAGGTCGAGGGCTGGCTGGAGGGCAACGGCAGCAAGGACTGGCCCACGCTGGCCTCGTCCATCGCGCACAAGTGGCTGACGGAGGGCCTCCAGGACCGGGCGATCACCCGTGACCTGGACTGGGGCGTGCCGGTGCCGGCCGATGTGTGGCCGGAGCTGGCGGCCGAGGGCAAGGTCTTCTACGTCTGGTTCGACGCGCCGATCGAGTACATCGGCTCGACGAAGGAGTGGGCGGACGCCGACCCGGAGAACCGCGACTGGAAGTCGTGGTGGTACGAGGCCGAGGACGTCCGGTACACGGAGTTCATGGCCAAGGACAATGTGCCGTTCCACTCCGTGATGTTCCCGGCGACCCAGCTGGGCACCCGCGAGCCGTGGAAGAAGGTCGACTTCCTCAAGGCCTTCAACTGGCTGAACTACTACGGCGGGAAGTTCTCCACCTCCCAGCGGCGCGGCATCTTCACGGACGCGGCCCTGGAGCTGCTGCCGGCCGACTACTGGCGCTACTTCCTGATCGCCAACGCCCCCGAGTCCGACGACACCTCCTTCACCTGGGAGCTGTTCTCGTCGTCGGTCAACAAGGACCTGGCGGACACCCTCGGCAACTTCGTCAACCGGGTGCTGTCGTTCTCCCGGAAGCGGTTCGGTGACGAGGTGCCCGCGGGCGCCGAGGCCGGGGCCGCGGAGCAGAAGCTGGGCGAGGAGATCGCCGGGCTGCTGGCGGAGTACGAGGGCCACATGGAGGCCCTTCAGTTCCGCAAGGCCTCGGCGTCACTGCGCGCCCTGTGGAGCGCGGGCAACTCCTACCTGGAGGAGAAGGCCCCGTGGCTGGAGATCAAGACCGACAAGGACGCCGCGGCCCTGACGCTGCGTACGGCGATGAACCTGATCCACCTCTACGCGATCGTCTCCGAGCCGTTCATCCCGTCGTCGGCCAAGGCGATGCGGAGTGCCTTCGCCCTGGAGAACGACACCGCGGTGTGGGTCTCCCAGGAGGAGGCGAAGGCGCTGGCCTCGGTGCCGGCCGGAACTCCCTTCACGGTGCCGCCGGTGCTCTTCGCGAAGATCACCGAGGACGACCTGGAGGCCTACCGCGAGCGCTTCGGCGGCGCGGAGCAGTGA
- a CDS encoding MFS transporter, with the protein MSDASQEGGPATPPRTTTPSWATPAKPDPRRWWGLVVIAIAQLMVVLDATIVNIALPSAQRDLGMSDANRQWVITAYTLAFGGLLLLGGRIADLVGRKKTFMIGLVGFAVASGLGGAATGSGLLFGARALQGAFGALLAPSALSLLTTTFTIGKERSKAFGIYGAIAGGGAAIGLIAGGLLTEYLNWRWCLYVNVPIAVIAFLGAAVFLHDKPERGRVHLDIPGAVLGCGGLVAIVYGCSEAEPRGWGDGLVIGLLAGGVTLLAVFGWWQSRAPHPLLPLHIVRDRNRGGAFLTMALAVIAMFGMFLFMTYYLQTVLGYSPVRTGMAFLPMVAAIVVGSTQISARLLHRIPPRFLMVPGALLAAAGLFTLRYLTAEPAYVSHVLPAMLLVGLGMGLIFMPVMATATSGVARHDSGVTSATVNTAQQVGGSIGTALLNTIATSASAVFIADHLADAARKGGGLGLTPAVRDQIVKDGVVHGFNVAIGVASAIMLLAALVAGLLVNGRAPKHGRSPAADGAESADAAV; encoded by the coding sequence ATGAGTGACGCGAGCCAAGAGGGAGGACCCGCTACCCCTCCCCGGACCACTACTCCCAGCTGGGCCACACCGGCGAAGCCCGATCCACGGCGCTGGTGGGGCCTCGTGGTGATTGCGATCGCGCAGCTGATGGTGGTGCTGGACGCGACCATCGTGAACATCGCGCTGCCGTCGGCCCAGCGGGATCTGGGGATGTCGGACGCCAACCGGCAGTGGGTGATCACCGCGTACACGCTGGCGTTCGGCGGGCTGCTGCTCCTCGGCGGGCGGATCGCCGACCTGGTGGGACGGAAGAAGACGTTCATGATCGGGCTGGTCGGGTTCGCGGTCGCCTCGGGCCTGGGCGGTGCGGCCACCGGGTCCGGGCTGCTGTTCGGGGCGCGGGCGCTCCAGGGCGCCTTCGGGGCGCTGCTGGCACCGTCCGCACTGTCGCTGCTCACCACGACATTCACCATCGGGAAGGAGCGAAGCAAGGCCTTCGGGATCTACGGGGCCATCGCGGGCGGCGGCGCGGCCATCGGGCTGATCGCCGGCGGGCTGCTGACCGAGTACCTGAACTGGCGCTGGTGCCTGTACGTGAACGTGCCGATCGCGGTGATCGCCTTCCTGGGCGCGGCGGTGTTCCTGCACGACAAGCCGGAGCGGGGCCGTGTGCACCTGGACATTCCGGGCGCGGTGCTGGGCTGCGGCGGCCTGGTCGCGATCGTCTACGGGTGCAGCGAGGCGGAGCCACGGGGATGGGGCGACGGGCTGGTCATCGGGCTGCTGGCGGGCGGGGTGACGCTGCTGGCCGTCTTCGGCTGGTGGCAGTCGCGGGCGCCGCATCCCCTCCTGCCGCTGCACATCGTGCGGGACCGGAACCGCGGCGGTGCCTTCCTGACCATGGCGCTGGCGGTCATCGCGATGTTCGGGATGTTCCTGTTCATGACCTACTACCTCCAGACCGTGCTCGGCTATTCACCGGTCCGGACCGGGATGGCCTTCCTGCCGATGGTGGCGGCGATCGTGGTCGGCTCGACGCAGATCTCGGCGCGGCTGCTGCACCGCATCCCGCCACGGTTCCTGATGGTCCCGGGCGCACTGCTGGCGGCCGCGGGGCTCTTCACCCTGCGGTATCTGACGGCCGAGCCGGCGTATGTGTCGCATGTGCTGCCGGCCATGCTGCTCGTCGGGCTCGGCATGGGCCTGATCTTCATGCCGGTGATGGCGACGGCCACGTCCGGGGTGGCCCGGCACGACTCCGGTGTCACCTCCGCGACCGTCAACACGGCGCAGCAGGTGGGGGGTTCGATCGGTACGGCGCTGCTGAACACCATCGCCACCTCGGCGAGTGCGGTGTTCATCGCGGATCACCTGGCGGACGCGGCCCGGAAGGGCGGCGGGCTCGGGCTCACCCCGGCGGTGCGGGACCAGATCGTCAAGGACGGGGTGGTGCACGGCTTCAACGTCGCCATCGGGGTGGCGTCGGCGATCATGCTGCTCGCCGCGCTCGTCGCCGGACTCCTGGTCAACGGCCGGGCACCGAAGCACGGCCGGTCCCCGGCGGCGGACGGCGCCGAGTCGGCGGACGCGGCGGTGTGA
- a CDS encoding vWA domain-containing protein, with protein sequence MGIRSLLRNAFGRSKATREETGAAPSGADKPESATIPEAREESTPAPAAPEAEVPAARTAPTEAPAADPAPTTPTLPAQGSRADRAERAERAAESSPVREEAAASEETAAAVSGEAVEAAEPVVAVEAVEEPAAEAAAPEATSDSAEQAVAAGTSDKDQPAADVAPAPATEPATGDTVADLVSQAFDNPSAEAEAAEGKAKTEPEVEAKAEVVAEPEAKPAAKAEPAADAVEPEPEVAAEPEVAATPEPVKQPAAEAKPAAGAKPTDEPKDEPKAAAPKTDAPKTEAPKTAEPQPATPTADQPAADQPAADQPKADQPKAEAVTPSAAAASLPTTAPALVSLYKAAGSTLEKHGLATQRAAVYLVLDRSGSMRPYYKDGTVQNLAEQALGLSAHLDDDATVPVIFFSTDIDGTADLDLTNYEGRIEELHAGLGHMGRTNYHWAINAVVDHYKKSGATAPAFVIFQTDGAPTSKPAAEKALCEAAGLPIFWQFIGFGDPDAKGFDFLRKLDDLAVPEKRTVDNAGFFHAGRDPRSLSHDELYQQLMVEFPEWLTEARAAGVLKDS encoded by the coding sequence ATGGGCATTCGGAGTCTGCTGCGCAACGCTTTCGGTCGCTCCAAGGCGACCCGTGAAGAAACCGGCGCGGCCCCGAGCGGCGCCGACAAGCCGGAGTCCGCGACCATCCCGGAGGCCCGCGAGGAGTCCACACCGGCCCCCGCCGCCCCGGAAGCCGAGGTCCCGGCCGCCCGGACGGCCCCCACGGAGGCCCCCGCCGCCGACCCGGCACCGACGACCCCGACCCTCCCCGCCCAGGGCAGCCGCGCGGACCGTGCGGAGCGGGCAGAGCGGGCGGCGGAGAGCTCCCCGGTACGGGAGGAGGCCGCGGCATCCGAGGAGACCGCGGCGGCCGTATCGGGCGAGGCGGTCGAGGCGGCTGAGCCCGTCGTGGCGGTTGAAGCGGTTGAGGAGCCTGCGGCGGAGGCGGCTGCGCCCGAGGCCACGTCGGACTCCGCCGAGCAGGCCGTTGCGGCCGGTACGAGCGACAAGGACCAGCCCGCGGCGGACGTCGCACCGGCCCCCGCCACCGAGCCGGCCACCGGCGACACCGTCGCCGATCTCGTGAGCCAGGCCTTCGACAACCCGAGCGCTGAGGCCGAGGCCGCTGAGGGTAAGGCGAAGACGGAGCCCGAGGTCGAGGCGAAGGCAGAGGTCGTCGCAGAGCCCGAGGCGAAGCCGGCCGCAAAGGCCGAGCCGGCGGCCGACGCCGTCGAGCCGGAACCCGAGGTGGCAGCGGAGCCCGAGGTGGCGGCCACGCCGGAACCCGTGAAGCAGCCGGCGGCCGAGGCAAAGCCCGCGGCCGGGGCAAAGCCGACGGACGAGCCCAAGGACGAGCCGAAGGCCGCAGCGCCCAAGACGGACGCCCCGAAGACGGAAGCTCCCAAGACGGCCGAGCCGCAGCCCGCAACGCCGACGGCCGACCAGCCGGCCGCCGACCAGCCGGCCGCGGACCAGCCCAAGGCCGACCAGCCGAAGGCCGAGGCCGTCACTCCTTCCGCCGCCGCGGCCTCGCTCCCCACTACCGCGCCCGCCCTCGTCAGCCTCTACAAGGCCGCGGGCAGCACCCTGGAGAAGCACGGCCTCGCCACCCAGCGCGCCGCCGTCTACCTGGTCCTGGACCGCTCCGGCTCGATGCGTCCCTACTACAAGGACGGCACCGTCCAGAACCTCGCCGAGCAGGCCCTCGGCCTCTCCGCGCACCTCGACGACGACGCCACCGTGCCGGTGATCTTCTTCTCCACCGACATCGACGGCACCGCCGACCTCGACCTCACCAACTACGAGGGCCGCATCGAGGAACTGCACGCCGGTCTGGGCCACATGGGCCGTACGAACTACCACTGGGCCATCAACGCGGTCGTCGACCACTACAAGAAGTCCGGCGCCACCGCCCCGGCGTTCGTCATCTTCCAGACGGACGGCGCCCCGACCTCCAAGCCGGCCGCCGAGAAGGCGCTCTGCGAGGCGGCCGGGCTCCCCATCTTCTGGCAGTTCATCGGCTTCGGTGACCCGGACGCCAAGGGCTTCGACTTCCTCCGCAAGCTCGACGACCTGGCCGTACCGGAGAAGCGCACCGTCGACAACGCCGGCTTCTTCCACGCCGGCCGCGACCCGCGCAGCCTCTCCCACGACGAGCTCTACCAGCAGCTGATGGTCGAGTTCCCCGAGTGGCTCACCGAGGCCCGCGCGGCCGGCGTCCTCAAGGACAGCTGA